In one Fusarium falciforme chromosome 5, complete sequence genomic region, the following are encoded:
- a CDS encoding Aa-trans domain-containing protein has product MGLMKFSKKSAEPAAADDQIHESSASDNDQVKTAADFQEVPAGAVEKGNIFEQGGKNYRTLGRWDTILILFTNQLGLGILSLPSTIKTLGVIPGIIAIIGIGFLSWYTAFELLQFYSKHPNVVSIVEMTRIVGGPWFESIAGVVMMIQVVFIVASAVVTLSVALNTLSNHGTCTVVFILVSCIGCYLLSIPRTMKFVSKAGIPNAVSVVGACMVVLISLAVSGPNNKPDDWSRDIVIVGHPSFRDGLNACLRVVFSYAGTFTFVSYMAEMKDPARDFGFSLAVLEIGSTVFYVIMAVVLYCLSAELTTSPVLSAAATIPAKVAYGIVLPAVIATALSIGHTGCKYLYVAALRKMNALNQVTDNSVKSWTTWVISVSAFWILIFTISNVIPIFDSILSITSATTIPWFTYGFAAIFWFYSNWDVKFSNWRKISLSIVNVLIICATLFLNAGGLWAAITELMDLFDKGDGIGGVFSCGNNAIF; this is encoded by the coding sequence ATGGGTCTCATGAAATTTTCCAAGAAGTCGGCCGAACCGGCCGCGGCGGACGATCAGATTCACGAATCAAGTGCCTCAGACAATGACCAGGTCAAGACTGCCGCCGACTTCCAAGAGGTTCCAGCCGGCGCCGTTGAAAAGGGCAACATCTTCGAGCAAGGCGGCAAGAACTACAGAACGCTTGGTCGCTGGgacaccatcctcatcctcttcacaAACCAGCTTGGTCTCGGTATCCTATCTCTCCCGTCCACCATCAAGACCCTGGGTGTCATCCCCGGAATCATCGCTATCATCGGCATCGGCTTCCTATCATGGTATACGGCTTTTGAGCTCCTGCAGTTCTATAGCAAGCACCCCAACGTTGTCAGCATTGTCGAGATGACCCGGATCGTCGGAGGTCCTTGGTTCGAGTCTATTGCTGGCGTTGTCATGATGATCCAGGTGGTTTTCATCGTTGCGTCAGCTGTCGTCACCCTCTCAGTGGCACTCAACACACTCAGCAACCACGGAACTTGCACAGTCGTCTTTATTCTGGTTTCTTGCATCGGCTGTTACCTCTTGTCTATTCCTCGAACTATGAAGTTCGTATCCAAGGCTGGTATCCCCAACGCCGTCAGCGTTGTCGGTGCTTGCATGGTCGTCTTGATTAGCCTGGCAGTCTCAGGCCCCAACAACAAGCCAGACGATTGGTCCAGGGATATTGTTATTGTTGGCCATCCGTCCTTCCGTGATGGTCTCAACGCTTGCCTGCGAGTCGTCTTCTCATATGCCGGTACTTTCACCTTCGTCAGCTACATGGCTGAGATGAAGGATCCTGCTCGCGACTTTGGCTTTTCCTTGGCTGTCCTGGAAATTGGCAGCACCGTCTTCTACGTCATCATGGCAGTTGTCTTGTACTGCCTCAGCGCCGAACTCACAACTTCCCCGGTTCTCAGCGCCGCTGCTACTATTCCGGCCAAGGTTGCGTATGGAATCGTCCTGCCAGCCGTCATTGCTACCGCCCTCTCCATCGGTCACACTGGTTGCAAGTATCTCTATGTTGCCGCACTCCGGAAGATGAACGCTCTCAACCAAGTCACCGATAACAGTGTGAAGTCCTGGACCACCTGGGTTATCTCTGTTAGCGCGTTTTGgatcctcatcttcaccatCTCAAACGTCATCCCCATCTTCGACTCCATCCTCTCCATCACCTCCGCCACGACTATCCCGTGGTTTACATATGGCTTTGCAGCCATCTTCTGGTTCTACAGCAACTGGGATGTCAAGTTCTCCAATTGGAGAAAGATTTCACTCTCCATTGTCAACGTCCTTATTATCTGTGCTACACTCTTCCTCAATGCGGGCGGATTGTGGGCAGCCATCACAGAGTTGATGGACCTGTTTGATAAGGGAGACGGAATTGGGGGAGTCTTTTCTTGCGGAAACAATGCGATTTTCTAG